AGGGATACTCCGTTTCCCCCCGCAATTCCCTTTTCTTCTCGAGAATCGGTCGGCAGTATTCAGGGCCTTTTGCAAAGAAATCGAGATCGAGCTCAAAAACCTTGGTGCTATTGTAGAAAAGACGAACAACCTTTTCCTCGATGACCCTCCCAATGACCGTCGCAGGCACATCCCACAAATCGAAGATTTCAATGATTCTTGCAACGTTTTCCTTCGGAGCGGAGAGCATCATCCTTTCCTGCGATTCCGAAACCCAAATCTCCCATGGCGCCAGGCCAGTTTCCTTCAGCGGCACCTTATCAAGATCAACCTCCGCGCCGCATCCGCCAGCAAGAGCAAGTTCGCCGACGACGCACGAAAGACCGCCACCGCCGAGATCCTTCATTCCCGAGATCAGTTGTTTTGCGTTGACCTCGAGGCACGCGTGGATTAGCGGCTCTTTCATGATTGGATCTCCCAATTGGACAGCGCCTCTCGATTTCTCTTCCGAAGTTTCATCGAGTTCCGCGGAGGCAAAAGTTACTCCGTGTATACCGTCCCTGCCAGTTTTCCCGCCAGCGAGGATGAGAACATCGTTCGAATTTCTAACAGCATTTCGAAGAATTCGATCCCTTCTGACAATGCCAACACATCCTACGTTAACTAAGCAGTTTCCGATATAGCGCTCGTCGAAAAAGACTGCGCCGCATAGCGTGGGTACCCCAATCCGGTTGCCGTAATCTCTAATTCCTGCGACAACACCCCCGAGTAGGTATTTTGGGTGTTTCGTGCCTGGAGGTAACTCACCGTCGAAATCGAGCGGACCGAAGAAGAGGGGGTCGATGAGTGCGACCGGTCGCGCGCCCATGCAGAGGACATCTCTGACGATGCCGCCGATGCCCGTTGCAGCGCCGCCATAAGGTTCGACGGCCGACGGGTGGTTATGGCTTTCGATCCTGAGAGCGTAGGCATATTCGTTGTCGAATACCATAACACCCGCATCACCCTTTGCAAGGATGTCAGGGTGGTCGATGTTGAAAATGTGCTCCCTTAGAAAGACTTTTGAGCTCTTGTAACAGCAATGTTCGCTCCAGGCCTGAGCGAGCGATTGCAACTCGACGTCAGTCGGGAGTCGACCTTTGCGCTCAAAATATCGTTTGATTGTTTTCATCTCCTCGAGGCTGAGGTTCAATCCCATGGCATGGCTGATTTCAACTAAATCGTGATCAGTTGCAGAAAGGAGATCAATTTCTGACAGTTCGAAGGGCACCTGTCGCCTTTTAATGAGATTCTCCAGCGCCATAAATTAATCACTTCAATTCGATTTTGTAATTGTGGATTACCGGATTCGCAAGCAAGCGTCTGCACATTTCTTCGCAGGTGGCGATCGCTTCTCTCTCTGCCATATCGAGGTCGATCTCGAATAGTTTAACTGAGCGCACGCCCTTAATATTCTTGAAACCCAAAAGCTCAAGGGCCTTCTTCGTATTCTGTCCCTCTGGATCAGCAACACCAGGCTTCAACTCTATGCGTATGTCGACGACAACCATGGGAGCACCTTTTGGTAGATTCTCTGTGCCCTACTTAATCCTGTTCACTAACCAAATAATCCCATGAAATAATCATTTATTGACTGGAAAACGCCTGAGAGGATGAAGTTCACCGCAACTGCCGCGAGAAGGAGACCCATGATTCTTGAAAAAGCCATCGCACCGCTTCTGCCCATTCTCCTGAACAACGGTTCTGAGTATGTGAGCAATAAGTAGCTGATGATGACCGTCAGAATGATCGAGATGAAAATCGAAAACATATCAACGATCATATCGCTTGACTTCATGGCCTCCGAAACAAATATCATCACGGTCGTGATCGCGCCTGGACCTGCGAACATTGGAATGCCGAGCGGTACAATTCCGACAACCTCCTTCGCCATCGCCTCTTCCTGATCCTCATCGCTGATCTTAGCCCTTGAACGCTGGCCGTGCATCATTGAAAAGGCAACGGAAAAGAGCAGAAGGCCGCCCGCGATCTTGAATGCTGGAATCGTGATTCCGTATAACGAGAAAATCCATTGGCCGAAAATTGCGAAAACGAAAAGCACGCCAGTGGTAACCGTACAAATCTTTCTGATGACCTTCTTCTTCAATTCCTTGGAATATCCCATCGTGACTGCTTCAAAGATCGGGATATTGCCAATTGGATTGACGATGGCGAAGATGGTTGCAAACGCGCTCAGGGCAAACTCGAAACTCATGCAATTTCCTCATCTTTATCCAATTAGTTAACACTTGGCTTTTCTCGCAGGACTTTTCGTGCAAAAATGAGATATCCAGTATGGCCAAGCATTTCAAAGGCAGGTCTCGTACCCCCTTCGTGAACCTCCATTGGTCTCTGTAAATTTTCAAATGCCCGGATTTCCACATAGCCCTCGGTTCTCAATCGCTTTACGGTGTTTTCCAGCTGGTTGACATTTGGAACATATGCACAGAATCTTCCCCCGCCTTTCAACATCTTAGTCACGTTGTCGAGTGCTTCCCAGGGATCTGGGATGTCGAGAACCGCCGCATCAACGGGCATATCCATCTTGGCCGTTTTAATATCATCGATTCTCAACTCCCAATGTTTTTCCAGTTGGCTCCTCATCACGTTCTTTTTAGCTTTTTGAGCAAATTCTTGCCTTAACTCAAATGAAATGACCTTACCATAAGGTTGAATCGCGTTCAGGAGCGCGATGGTCAGGCATCCTGAACCAGCGCCAGCCTCGACCACGATATCCCCGCATTTTAAATTAAGAAAATGAACGATGTGGGCAGCGTCCTTACTGATGATGACTTGGGTGCTGCGTTCAATCGACTCCATTAGCTCAGGGACTCCAGGTCTGAGAACAAAAAATCTTTTACCAGCGATTTCAACTGAAATGCCGTTTTCAGCGCCGATAATTCTATTCCCATCGAGAATCCCGAGACCCTCGATCTTAATCATATTCTTTTTTAAAATGAACCAATAGCGCCTACCTTTATCATCGAGCAAGTAAAGAGTCTCGCCTTCCTTCAGCATTTGAGTTGTAGATGTGCCCAGGTAAAGAAAAGCATTTTGGGGACCATTGTCAATATCTCAAATTCTTTCCACATCCGGGGCAGTTCCAATCGTGGATGGAAATCGCGGCACCGCAATAGGGGCATCGCGGAATCCCTTCAATTTGTTGCACGTGCCTCCTTTCATCCTTCTCGTTTTTCTTTTCTTTTTCGTCAGACGACACTACAGGTTGGATCGCTTTCTTTTCTTCAAATTCATACTTTGGCGCATCGTATCGGGGCTCTGGCGGATACTTGGTTTCACGTATCAGTCTTTGTCTCGACGCGTATTTGTAAAGGATCGCTCCGATGATGCTGAGAAAGAATCCAGCAATAACCCAATCGAGTGCAGCTTCATTGAATTTCGATCTCGAATCGTTGAAAATCCAAAGGGCAATCACTGCTCCTGTCGCAAACCAGATGAGTATGATCACGAAGGCAAGGAGTGGCATCCCATGACCCTAATGACAATCGCCGTCGGATTATTTAAACATTAGCTGGCTTGAAGACCTTCTCCAGCGCTTATCATCTTTCCATACGCTCATGGATAGAAAAGCTCAATCGTGTTTCCTTGTTGATTCATCGTGATTACTACACCTCGCAGACAGTCACTATCCAAAGACCTCGAGCTTTTTGAAATCTGATTCTCTGCTGTAATAGTAACGAAAGAAGTCTCAATGCATTTGGCGGTTTAATATTACATCTTCGTTCCAATATACGTCCTGAGCATTAAGGAGTCCAGTTAATCTTCAAACTAAAGGATTTTATACGGTGAAGGCATTGAGCAACTCGATGGCCGAATCCCAGTTTCCGAGAAAACTTAAAATGGCGTTATCTCTGCTCCTGATCATTGCCGGCTTCTCGATGTACTGGGCATGGGGGTTGCTTTACGGAAGCTGGAATATTTTTCAAAAGGAATTCATCGGCGTTTACTCGATTGTCATCGTGCTGTTCGGCTTCGGAATACTCGGACTTATTTTATCTCTAAAGGGAAAATGAAGCCTTTCTGTGCTTTTTGGCCTTCTTCAGTACCCAGCATTCTTTACGTCGCCTGTGGTTCATGAAAGTCGCTTGTACTATGATGGCGACATCGTTTTTCGGTCGTTAATTTAGTCCCGTTTCGACGATCCATTGTTTACACGAAAGGAATTTACATCGCTCTCGCCGCATAAGCAACGATTTCCGTCGGTTTTCCGCAGACAATGCACGGTCCATGAAATTCTTCTTTATAGTAGGGGGTACCCAGCAGCTTTAGTTCTGTCATCTCTTCAAATCTCTTCCCGCAATCCTCTGAACCACACCAGCCGAAACGCACGATTTTCTTGGGGATGTTCTCAATCGAATCGATCGTCTCGATCGATTTCATCAGATTTTCGCGAGCCTTCTTGAGAAGATCATCGGCTATCTGTGTTAAAATTCTTCTGACCGCATCGACAACTTCGATTCGATTGATTGTTCCACGCTCCCCCTCGTCCCTTCTTACAAATGTCACAACATTTTGCGCAATATCCCTCGCACCGAGCTCAAGTCTCAGCGGTACCCCTTTAATCTCCCAGTCGTAGAACTTGCTTCCTGGTCTTTCGTCTCTGTCATCAAGTTTGACTCTGATCCCCGCATGTGCAAGCTCGTCCCTCAGTTTTACCGCCTCTCTCGTGATCTCCTCAGTCTTTCCTTTTGCAAGTATCGGAATGATGACGACTTGGAAAGGCGCGATGTCTGGTGGCAAAATGAGCCCACGATCATCGCCGTGAACGCCCACGACAGCGCCTACGAGCCGCTCACTCATGCCGAATGTCGTCTGATGCACATATCTTATGTTGCCTTCTGGATCTTCATATTTGATCTCGAACGGTCTCGAGAAGTTCTCTCTGTAATGGTGAATGCTGCCGAGCTGCAAGCTGCGCCCATCTGGTAAAGCGGTATCGACACCTACCGTGTAGTAAGCGCCTGGGAATTTGTCCCAGTCTGTCCTTTTTAACAGCAAATAGGGGAGACAAAGACGGCGCGCGATTCGTTCAAGGATAACAAAGTCTTCTTCTACCTGCCGCTGTGCGTCCTCCTCATCAACATGGCAGGTGTGAGATTCAAAGAAATGAATTTCTCTTACCCTGATGAATGCCCTCGTCTGCTTTGTCTCATACCTGAATGTGTTCACGATTTGATAAACTTTCAAGGGCAGATCAGTATGTGACCTGATCCAGAGTGAGAATATCGGATACATCGCCGTCTCGCTTGTTGGCCTCAAGAGTAGCCTGATATCAAGGGGATTTGTTCCTGCATGTGTAACCCAGTATACTTCCGCATCGAATCCCTTGATATGTTCTTTTTCCTTCCTAAATTCCGTCTCAGGGATGAGCAGTGGAAAGTAAACTTCCTCATGTCCAGTCGCGTCACACTCTTTTCTGATGAATGAGTCAATGAGGGACATGATCTTCCATCCGTAAGGCGTCCAGACATTCATTCCTTTGATCGGATACCTCTTATCCGTGAGATTCGCTTTTTCGACGATTTCGTTGTACCATTCGCTGAAATTCTCTTCTTTTTTCATGTATCCGCCCCTTGAAAAAGGAATTGGAAATTAGACCTCCGTTCTATAAAATTTTCCAGCCTCATTTGAAAGATTGTCATGGTCAATCTTGTGATCAATTCATTGGAGAGCGGCGGCGATTGCTGGCGCCACGGATATCATTGACACTTCCCCTTCAATCGTGTTCGTAGCCACGATCTTGTCGCAAGACTTTCTCAGGCGTTCGAGTGCGCCGCCGATGAAAAGTCCGTGTGTGCAGGCAGCGTAGACCGCTTTCGCTCCGAGTCTTCGCAGCTCTCTCGTTGCCGCTTCGATTGTACCGCCCGTTGAAATAATATCATCGACGATAAGCACCTTTTTTCCTCTAGCGTCGACATTACTTGGTGTTATTCTCACCTCAGTACCGCTTAATCTTGTCTTGAGAAGATGATCCCATGTCGAACCCAAAACCGATGCAACGGCCTTCGCCCTACCTGAAGCTCCCTGATCTGGAGCGAGAACGAGGTCGATCCCATCATTGATGAAATATTTTCCGATACATTCCGCTGCGTGAACATCGATCGCTGTAGCTTTTCCAAACCATTCGATGATCTTTGGGGTGTGAATATCGACCGTGATAACCTTATCTGCTTCGAGGTCAAGATGTTTAGCCATGACACGAGCGCTGATGGCCTCGCCCTTGAGGAAGATCTTATCCTGACGGGCATATCCGAAGTAAGGGATTACATTGATAATCTTCTTCGCGCCGAGATTTCTGGCAGCATCCTGCAAGAGAAAGAGTTCGACGAGCATGTCATTCGGATACGAATTTTGAACGATGATAACCTCCTCATCAATCATTTCCTTCTCAATCCGAACATAACATTCCCCGTCTGGGAATTTCCTCGAAGTTGCCCGGACATGTTCAAGATTGATTCGCTCAGCAAGATCATTAGCCAGATTCCTTGAAGATGAGCCACTTACGATGATCATTTATGGGGAGAATCATCCTTTTGCATTTAATATCTATCCATGTGGTGACGCTCAGAAGGTGAGAACTTTTCACTTCATCTCTAATGCGAGACCTTTGAGAAAAGCGATTTGAAAAATGATTTGCATCGATTTCTCCTTTTATGTGAAAAATCCGTGT
This region of Methanomassiliicoccales archaeon genomic DNA includes:
- a CDS encoding proline--tRNA ligase; amino-acid sequence: MKKEENFSEWYNEIVEKANLTDKRYPIKGMNVWTPYGWKIMSLIDSFIRKECDATGHEEVYFPLLIPETEFRKEKEHIKGFDAEVYWVTHAGTNPLDIRLLLRPTSETAMYPIFSLWIRSHTDLPLKVYQIVNTFRYETKQTRAFIRVREIHFFESHTCHVDEEDAQRQVEEDFVILERIARRLCLPYLLLKRTDWDKFPGAYYTVGVDTALPDGRSLQLGSIHHYRENFSRPFEIKYEDPEGNIRYVHQTTFGMSERLVGAVVGVHGDDRGLILPPDIAPFQVVIIPILAKGKTEEITREAVKLRDELAHAGIRVKLDDRDERPGSKFYDWEIKGVPLRLELGARDIAQNVVTFVRRDEGERGTINRIEVVDAVRRILTQIADDLLKKARENLMKSIETIDSIENIPKKIVRFGWCGSEDCGKRFEEMTELKLLGTPYYKEEFHGPCIVCGKPTEIVAYAARAM
- a CDS encoding ribose-phosphate diphosphokinase yields the protein MIIVSGSSSRNLANDLAERINLEHVRATSRKFPDGECYVRIEKEMIDEEVIIVQNSYPNDMLVELFLLQDAARNLGAKKIINVIPYFGYARQDKIFLKGEAISARVMAKHLDLEADKVITVDIHTPKIIEWFGKATAIDVHAAECIGKYFINDGIDLVLAPDQGASGRAKAVASVLGSTWDHLLKTRLSGTEVRITPSNVDARGKKVLIVDDIISTGGTIEAATRELRRLGAKAVYAACTHGLFIGGALERLRKSCDKIVATNTIEGEVSMISVAPAIAAALQ
- the purL gene encoding phosphoribosylformylglycinamidine synthase subunit PurL, translating into MALENLIKRRQVPFELSEIDLLSATDHDLVEISHAMGLNLSLEEMKTIKRYFERKGRLPTDVELQSLAQAWSEHCCYKSSKVFLREHIFNIDHPDILAKGDAGVMVFDNEYAYALRIESHNHPSAVEPYGGAATGIGGIVRDVLCMGARPVALIDPLFFGPLDFDGELPPGTKHPKYLLGGVVAGIRDYGNRIGVPTLCGAVFFDERYIGNCLVNVGCVGIVRRDRILRNAVRNSNDVLILAGGKTGRDGIHGVTFASAELDETSEEKSRGAVQLGDPIMKEPLIHACLEVNAKQLISGMKDLGGGGLSCVVGELALAGGCGAEVDLDKVPLKETGLAPWEIWVSESQERMMLSAPKENVARIIEIFDLWDVPATVIGRVIEEKVVRLFYNSTKVFELDLDFFAKGPEYCRPILEKKRELRGETEYPSLPSDLNEVLLRVIADPNIASKEWIIRQYDHEVRGCTVIKPLQGKMGKRGAGDAAVIKPLHHSKKGLAIAVGVNPWFTALDPYRGGLSAIDEVCRNLTAVGAMPHAITDCLNFGNPEKPERLWEFKECVRGIGDALKALGIAAPSGNVSFYNETPKGAALPTPTVMGVGIVDDVRRCVTADFKEKGNPVYVVGETKEEMGGSALFRIFGGRSDLVPDVNLRALSERMQKLRHCINEGIVRACHDVSDGGVSVAIAEMCISGDIGFIGDLGGMGKEKTIVKLFSESNSRWIVEVDQKKESDWKEIMRNEAIRIGKVEGKAMIVYDRSKLIDLDIDVLRKHWSEPLWRLLG
- the purS gene encoding phosphoribosylformylglycinamidine synthase subunit PurS, with amino-acid sequence MVVVDIRIELKPGVADPEGQNTKKALELLGFKNIKGVRSVKLFEIDLDMAEREAIATCEEMCRRLLANPVIHNYKIELK
- a CDS encoding tRNA (adenine-N1)-methyltransferase, whose translation is MLKEGETLYLLDDKGRRYWFILKKNMIKIEGLGILDGNRIIGAENGISVEIAGKRFFVLRPGVPELMESIERSTQVIISKDAAHIVHFLNLKCGDIVVEAGAGSGCLTIALLNAIQPYGKVISFELRQEFAQKAKKNVMRSQLEKHWELRIDDIKTAKMDMPVDAAVLDIPDPWEALDNVTKMLKGGGRFCAYVPNVNQLENTVKRLRTEGYVEIRAFENLQRPMEVHEGGTRPAFEMLGHTGYLIFARKVLREKPSVN
- a CDS encoding NAAT family transporter; the protein is MSFEFALSAFATIFAIVNPIGNIPIFEAVTMGYSKELKKKVIRKICTVTTGVLFVFAIFGQWIFSLYGITIPAFKIAGGLLLFSVAFSMMHGQRSRAKISDEDQEEAMAKEVVGIVPLGIPMFAGPGAITTVMIFVSEAMKSSDMIVDMFSIFISIILTVIISYLLLTYSEPLFRRMGRSGAMAFSRIMGLLLAAVAVNFILSGVFQSINDYFMGLFG